CCGCCGCGTACTGATGCTCGACGGCGCGGATACCGACTACCGCGCGGCCAAGGCCAACTTCGGCCTGGTGTGGGTACAGGGCAAGGGCTACGGCAACGTTCCCTACCAGCGCCTGTCGCATGAGGCCGGCCGGCTGTGGCCGGAATTCGCGCGCGACCTGGAGCGCGAAACCGGCATGACGCTGCAGTACGAGAATCGCGGCGGCCTGCATTTCTGCCTGGGCCAGCACGAATTCGAGGATCGCGCCGCGCGCATGCGGCTCTGGGACGCCAATACCCCTGAACTGCCCGCCTCCATCGAAATGCTGGACGCCGGCGAACTCACGCGCCGCTTTCCCACCTTGCGGCTGGGCCGCGAGGTGTCCGGCGCCAGCTTCTGCGACCGCGATGCGCACGTCAATCCGCTGCGTCTGCTGGCCGCGCTGCAGGCGGCGTATCTGCGCCGGGGCGGCCTGCTGTACAGCCGGCGGCCGGTGACGGCCATCGAACCGCTGGCCGGCGGCGGTTTCGCCGTGATTGCCGCCGCTGGACGCGAAGGCGCCGCCCCCGAGCGCTACGAGGCCGCCAACGTCGTCATCGCCGCCGGCCTCGGCTCCGCCGCGCTGGGCGGCATGGTCGGCCTGGACGTCCCCTTGCGGCCGCAGCGCGGGCAGCTCCTGGTCACCGAACGCCTGGCGCCCATGCTGCCGCTGCCGGCCAGCGGCGTGCGCCAGACCGGCGAAGGCACGGTGATGATAGGCGTCACCCAGGAAGAAGTGGGCTACGACCTCAACACCACCGCCGACGCCGCCGCGCGCATGAGCCGCAAGGCCCTGCGCGTGCTGCCCGACCTGGCCGGCGCGCGCCTGGTGCGGCAGTGGTCCTGCCTGCGCGTCATGACTCCCGACGGCCGCCCGGTATATGCCGGGTCGGCCCAGTATTCCGGCGCGTGGACCGCGCTTTGTCATTCCGGCGTCACGCTGGCGTCTTTCCATGCCGGGCCCCTGGCCCGTGCCCTGGATCACGGCGCGCTGCCGGCCACTCTGGATGCTTTTCACCATGAGCGCTTCGATGTTTCGCAAGCTGCATGAACCCGGCGCGCAGGCGCTGACAGTCTACATAGACGGCGCGGCCGTGTCCGCCGAGCCCGGCGAATCCGTTGCCGCGGTGCTGCTGCGGCAGGATACCGCCGCCACGCGCACCACGCCCGTCAAGGAAAGCCCGCGCGCGCCCTACTGCATGATGGGCGTGTGCTTCGACTGCCTGGCCATCGTCGACGGCGTGGCCTCCACCCAGACCTGTCTGGTCACGGTCCAGGAAGGCATGCGGATAGAACGCCAGTTCGGCAAGCGGAGCGTGCTGCCATGATCCGTGAATTCGATGCAGTGATCGTCGGCGCCGGCCCTGCCGGCATGAGCGCCGCCATCCGCCTGCGCGCGCATGGCATGAACGTGCTGGTGGTGGACGAACAACCCGCCCCCGGCGGCCAGATCTGGCGCGCCGTCGAAACCGTGGCCGCCACGCCCATGGGCGAATTGCTGGGCGACGAATACCGCGCCGGCGCGCCGCTGGCGGAGTCCTTCCGCCGTTGCGGCGCGGTCTACGAACCCGGCACCCAGGTCTGGCAGATCGAGCCCGACTGGCATGTCTACATGACGCGCGCGGGCCAGGCCGAAGTGGTGCGCGCCCGGCAGATATTGCTGGCGACCGGCGCGCAGGAGCGTCCCAATCCCTTTCCCGGCTGGACGTTGCCCGGCGTGCTGACCGTGGGCGCCGCGCAGATCCTGCTGAAGACCGCGCGCCAGGTGCCCGCGCAGCCGGTCTGGGTGGTGGGCAGCGGCCCCTTGGTGCTGTTGTACATGGCGCAGCTGCTGCGTGCCGGCGGCCGCATCGCCGGCTGGCTGGATACGTCGCCGCCGGATGGCTTTCGCCGCGCCCTGCCTTACCTTGCCGACGCGCTGCGCCGCGCGGGCGAGATCGGCAAGGGCCTGCGCTGGCTGCGCGAACTGCGGCAGGCCGGCGTGCGCCGCCTGCGCGGCGTGCGCGGCTTCCGCGCGCTGGGCGACGGCCGGCTGCAGCAGATCGAATACGTCACCAGGCATGGCCGCACCGTGCGCGAGGATGCCCAGGTGCTGCTGGCGCATGAAGGCGTCGTGCCGTCCATCCACATGGCCCGCGCGCTTGAATGCAAGCTTGCCTGGAACGAGCAGCAGGCCTGCCTGACGCCGGTCCTCGATGCCTGGGGGCAGACCAGCCGCCAGGGTGTCTACGT
This genomic interval from Bordetella genomosp. 8 contains the following:
- a CDS encoding NAD(P)/FAD-dependent oxidoreductase, whose product is MNRSYDFIVAGAGMVGSAIAMGLAGLGRRVLMLDGADTDYRAAKANFGLVWVQGKGYGNVPYQRLSHEAGRLWPEFARDLERETGMTLQYENRGGLHFCLGQHEFEDRAARMRLWDANTPELPASIEMLDAGELTRRFPTLRLGREVSGASFCDRDAHVNPLRLLAALQAAYLRRGGLLYSRRPVTAIEPLAGGGFAVIAAAGREGAAPERYEAANVVIAAGLGSAALGGMVGLDVPLRPQRGQLLVTERLAPMLPLPASGVRQTGEGTVMIGVTQEEVGYDLNTTADAAARMSRKALRVLPDLAGARLVRQWSCLRVMTPDGRPVYAGSAQYSGAWTALCHSGVTLASFHAGPLARALDHGALPATLDAFHHERFDVSQAA
- a CDS encoding (2Fe-2S)-binding protein; this translates as MFRKLHEPGAQALTVYIDGAAVSAEPGESVAAVLLRQDTAATRTTPVKESPRAPYCMMGVCFDCLAIVDGVASTQTCLVTVQEGMRIERQFGKRSVLP
- a CDS encoding FAD/NAD(P)-dependent oxidoreductase: MIREFDAVIVGAGPAGMSAAIRLRAHGMNVLVVDEQPAPGGQIWRAVETVAATPMGELLGDEYRAGAPLAESFRRCGAVYEPGTQVWQIEPDWHVYMTRAGQAEVVRARQILLATGAQERPNPFPGWTLPGVLTVGAAQILLKTARQVPAQPVWVVGSGPLVLLYMAQLLRAGGRIAGWLDTSPPDGFRRALPYLADALRRAGEIGKGLRWLRELRQAGVRRLRGVRGFRALGDGRLQQIEYVTRHGRTVREDAQVLLAHEGVVPSIHMARALECKLAWNEQQACLTPVLDAWGQTSRQGVYVAGDGAGIGGATAATARGQLSAVGMLLGAGRLSQPEAELAAAPLRGALAEMLRLRPMLDAMYPPRPGVFSPSDDTIVCRCEELTAGDIRKAAELGQPGPNQIKSFTRAGMGPCQGRQCGYTIAHILAEQQQRPVAEVGFYRIRPPLKPLTLGELASLDTGDAAK